DNA from Pelodiscus sinensis isolate JC-2024 chromosome 1, ASM4963464v1, whole genome shotgun sequence:
tattttccgcaaatgcttttaacggaaaagtttttccattaaaagcatttgcagaaaagagtgtctagattggcacggacacttttccgcaaaagcgctttttgtggaaaagcgtctgtgccaatctagacgtggttttgtgcaagaaagccccgatcgccattttcaccatcggggcttttttgcgcaaaacaataccgcgttgtctatactggcccacttgcgcaaaagcatttgtgcaagaggacttctgcccgaacaggagcagcatagtatttccgcaagaacactgacaatcttacatgagatcgttagtattcttgcggaaattcaagcggccagtgtagacagctggcaagtttttccacaaaagcagttgcttttgtggaaaaacttgccaatctagatgcagccctggtgtagcccaaggtccagggTGCTTCAGGCGCAGCCCTGGGAACTATTAGTTGTGGCATGTTGGGATTACTTCCTGGTTCCTGACAAGATGCACCCCCTGCTCTCCTAGCAGGGTCTCAGCACTGACTGGGCTTGGAGCAAGTAGGCTGCAAGCAGAGAGGCGGCTGCTGAACTGTAATCTTGGTCTGTGTTCTTtgcagaataaagcctgttcctggtgattggAGTGGggctggtctgaggtgcacacacactgacacacaacaCAAAGCACACAACAGAGCCTCAGGTCTAGTCTCCCAAAGTTGTGtaaaaagtcacaaggcttccactATGTAAAATAACCTCATACagggctagtgaacaggaggcGCTACATTTTTTTAGTTATTGCTGCTGTGACTTGGATAGGggaagtttgatttttttccacacaAGCAGGAAGGTGCCACACAAGAGAACAAGGACAGCATGGATTCAGTTTGGAGTCCAGGGGGAGCCCAGGGTTTACTCTGGTTTAGTGTCAGTGAAGATAGAGCTCTTCAAGGGTTGTTGAGGTCAGGAGACTCCTGCTACTAAGAGTGAAGGTGTTGGGAGTAAATCTTGGGGTATGTGGGATTCTATGTTCAGTGGTGGTGCAGATTGCAGGGTAGGTATCAAGGACTGGATAACAGATATACAATCCATGCTAGCAGCCACTGGCATTCCTGAACCTTTGAAGTTCCCCACCTTCATTAAATACCTAAACAGGGGAGCCTGTAAATTAGTCCTTAATCTGCCACTTCCAATCTGAGCTATTGAAGGGCGTAGAGCAGAGTACAGTGTCATTTATCATTGGACCCCACGGTAGGCTTTTAAGAGAGGTGCCAATGCCCTGGAGAGACAGCCTCATCTTATGCCATTGAGTTAGAAGCCTTACTGCAGGCAGTAGAGGAGAAGCTCCGACAGGGCCAACCTTTCCCTGATCGGGATTATAAATTGACACAGTAGTTTATGGGGGGCATCTGGGACCAAGAAGTGAGGAACAGGTTGGCACCAGTGTGGCCTTGCAGCATGACATTACAATAGTTGCAAGGAGACTTGCTTCACCTGGCCCAGGAAAAGAATgaagagcagtggtcaccaactactggtagatcttggagcctctgatagggGATCTTGACTGGCTTagccaagaggttatcaagcccagcacttcagctgcctttcACAGACTGATGCACATCTACTGCTGTTTGCCTTGGAGTTGTCCCCTCAGGAACCTCCTGCTTTCTATGCAGGCcaggggagacagaggaggggtgccgatgtcaagatgccccctctctcaccctgtatcctatctccacagagcagagaggggacacagcTCTGAGTCATGCCTACCTGcacggctcctaatacactttaaatgcagagctgcagcaggaataggtcccggacccattgcaagccagggctgagttattctgttggccagcctgctaaaaaatgtactggtggggtAGGAGGAGGGAAATGCCAGTAGTctgtgcagtggttcccaacctgtggtctgtggacctcTGGTGGTGCACTATGGTATTGCAGGaggtccatggaaagtttaaaaataagttgaAAATAAATGTGGTGACCCCGATCTTTACTTTtcgtttccttttcttttttttctcccccaaggAGGGGGGCAGTTCGTGAagttttaatagattgaaaagaggtctgtatgctcaaaaaggttgggaaccattggtctacagcattaacctataagcttttgcttattggttaattggttaatccactgcaccagggctactcaactttggaagcccagggggccACAATGTTACTCTcataacttaagtgtggttgcatacacatgcaaatatatatgcaaatatacgcaaatagcttctttcacacaataccctggcactcctggcacctcctccctgggggctagaaacaccgacaccctgtacctaacttccagccagcctgtccactcATGCCTTTCAATGCTCAACCCatctgggagacgcctcgccattgtggagtatgttcccagtggaggctctGTTCAAacgatcccacccacaggccacatgttgagcacCATGTAAATCCAACTGCACTATGGGCTCCAAACAAAAGGGccgcaggctgcatgcggcccatggaccactacactattacatcctaaGGATgataaaatgcggttaattgactagtcaactagttgatggaatttccattgactagtcaataggcactttcgtattcctcctttaaaatgtacaagggccctcagctgtgcagcagctgcccctttgaaatgctgcattggggtttcaaagcagcagtgctgcacatctGAAGTACCCTTTCactccccttttgctgcctctatcttatagagtcagcgggggagggggaagagggtaaTCAACTAGTCCACTCAGATAAGCAAATGATTATTGgatagtctttaacatccctattacatccctacttcacaggTCTCATTGCTGTtagatctggcttccatcccctctccatccATTGCCCTGAAATGCTTGTCTTTCTGGCCTTATCCATTCACAATTCATTCATTCAATAGGGACATTCTCTTTACCTAACTCATTTTTAGGGATTATCCTACCAAGACTAAAGACtttatacaaagtttctatgttctATATGAAAAGATACAATGTTTCTATATAAAAAGATGTAATACAAAGCTATGTAAAAGGACTTGCTACAAAGTTAAAAACTTAATATAGAGGTTATATGAAAAGTTGATCCACATTCACATGAAAATGATTAATATAGAGAtttatgattaatacagagattaatcCTACAGTCAGAATCAGGAGGAAGAGAACAGGTGATATACCATTACCAAATTACACCAGACATGTTTCTACTTTTTGGCTGAGTCAATCAACCAGTATGTAGGGAAGTAGAAATGTAGGGAGCCAAGCCAGGACGTGAGGGATACTTCCCATTGAAGGCAGGGGTAAGGAAGGACCTCACAGGGAACTCTATCGATAGACCAGGCTGCTATAGGGGAAAGAAAACCTGCAGGGGGATTGCAGGATACACTGCAGTGAGTCACCAGACCCAGACCAATCTGAGTCAGACCCTCAATACTTTGACCTATAGGAGCTTTACCAGACCATGGGGAACATGGAGGAAGCCAACCAAATCAAGGAGAATCTGAACAAACATAATTGGATGGGAGAAAGGTAGACAGAGTGGGATCAGACTAAAGAGGTGCCCAGAGATAGcccaccagctctgcagtgctcAACGAGACAGTTCAGAGCATCTGTTTTGCCCAATCTAGAACAAAGGGCTGCCTGATGAAGGAGGAGTAAAATGGGGGTTTTGGCCAGAACTGCTGTGAGATGATGTACAGCAGGAAGCCCTAGGAAATATATGAAAAGTGTATGACATGTGATATTCCACTGGAGAGGGTTTTGACTAAGAAAAGAGATAAGGTTGCTCTTTCAATATGTGGGGAAAGGGTGTAGTCCCCGGGCCAGTGTGCTTCagaagcagccctgggaactacaagttgtgacCTACAAACTGTGGTTTGTTGGAAGAACTTCCTAGTTCCTGCAAGGATGTACCCTCAGCTCGACCGGCAAGGTCTCAGCATTGACTGAGCTGGGAGCACATAGGCTgcaagcagagaggaggctgATGAAAAGTAATCCTGTTCTATgttctttacagaataaagcctgttcctggtggctGGAGCAGGTCTGGTCTGAGatgcacacacactgacacacaacaTAGAGCACACAAAAGAGCCTCAAGCTTAGTCTCCCAAAGTTGCATACAAAGTCACAATAACTTCATAGCtggctagtgaacaggaggggctacactggtataaatcaggCCCAGAGAATATGAATAGTGAGTATGAAATATACATCAGAGTCACTAACTGAATTGGATTGTTTGTTGTGCTGTTTggtactagggatataaaattccaTGTAATTACTTAACTGCTTAAACTttatgtttaaatggttaacagaTTACATTGCAGTGGACGCAGATGGggtgcttcagcccagctggtCAAGAGCAGTCCCTGGCAaaacagccaggctggagtggctccCCCGGCCATAAATGGGAGCTCCCTGTGCAGGCcctgaagggctggagcagcctccactGGTTATCTGTTATCGGTAAGCCTTACCCATTAAagatgaggcttactggttaactcaTTAACCAGTCACATCCCTATTTGGTACAGAACTTTACTATCGGCTGGAGCAGTTACATTTCTCTTCTCAGTAACATATTCATATGGGAAGAGAAACTGAACATTTGGCTGTAAATCAAAGTTGGGGAAGGGACGCATCCTAGGGAAAATAATCCCCACCACATTCAATGTCTCACTGAATTCATCAAGCTGTATTATTAGTACACAATTTTCAGTTTGGCAAATTGGAAAGATTACAATTAGGGGGAATGCAAAGGGATATCCATGTTACACCTGATTaaaattacaggttggacctccctggtctggcaccaaatgtgaaaggaacttaaatttcttaatttctgtcctatcacaacccaggTCCactccagctctttaaatagatccatgctggctattgCCATAGCTCAGCCAGTTCTTACTGGATTTGCTTACCTGAGTATATCCCATACTTTCAACCTGTCTGGTATCTTGAGGATCTGACTGGCTATGGAAAAGGGAGATTTCCGGATTAGATAAGGTTGGGCAGAGGGGGCACTAGACTCTCTGCTCTgcaagctgctgcagccctgatgGAGTTCCTGGCCCTCTAAACTGTGGCAGCCCAGTGTAATGATTTCATACTATATTTCTGCTAAATGACTCTGCCTCACTCAATGTACAAAGTGGGCAGAACTCAACTAATGAGTCATGGCAGTGTTGTGCATGAGGCTGTTTTGTGCCTCACTGAGGTTACCTCAGTGTCATTTTTAGCAGAAGTTGAAATGTGTAAGGTGAATGTAAAAGTAGACTTGCCAGAAGAGATAGGAGGACCTCAGTGTTAAGAGGTTTGAGTGTGTCCCTAGGAAACTAGTGTTATCCTTGTCTCTGCCAAATAGCTTAAGTGCAAATAGCTCAGCTTCTACAAGTCAAGCTCCAGCTGCCTCATGTAAAGCAACATTTCCCACAGGTGACCTCTAATATGGCACTTCTCCTTTGAATTAGGGCCTTGGGCAAAACAACTGGGACTTGATTTGTAGATGTTCTGAGAATACATACATGCAAATGAAAGTATGGGAAACTCCGCTCCAAATATTTTCAGTATGTTGTTATAAACTATTAAATGATCAGAAAAACCAGCTTCCTGCAGACTGAGTCTTTCTAGACACAAAGCTACATAGTGATCTTCCAGTAAAGGAGCACAGCTTGCTCAATGGCCCTTGGAAGGTATATACCTGTCTTTTCTGAATCTGATGGAGGACAACTATCATTCCCACCTTTCTGGTTACAAAAGGCAAAGGTAGGAACAAAACCTGTATGTTTCCCATCAGTTAGATCTCCTCTACATAGCAAACATTTTTGTACAACTGAAGTTCTGCTGACAAGTTGTAGTCCTCTCTGTCTGAACAGGAACAAATAacctggttagtctttaaggtgccacaagacagCTCCCTGTTTTGTGGTATTCAGAGTGCAAGAGATCCTCCTCTGAAACCCCCCCCTTCAGATGGCAGTTCCCCCTTTGCCTTCCGAAGATCTGTCTGCAGGTTCATATAAAATTGGAAGTGTGGCATGTAGGCACATATAACATCTTTTTCGAAGTATTGTCCCTGCCTGACTCCGTTTTCATATCAACAATTTAGAAGCCGACCCCTTCCCAACATAAAACTTTGATTTCTGCCTAGAAGGTACAGAAATGAGGAATCAGGCTGGTTTTCTGAGCCATTGTTTCCATTTATGCATCAGTCACACTATGGCATGTACTGTGAAAGGAACAGTAAGAGAGTTCATACCAGCGAATAAATGTATCGAAGGTGTCCTGCCTGCTCTGTTTTCCGATGGTAATAACTGTGGGCGTCTTACATTAAGCTCCCCGAAGGAGAGTTAGAACCTGGCGAGGGGAGGCGGCgacagaggagtggggaaaaCATGTGTCCGAAAATCTGATTGGTCGGATTTTGATGCAGTCCGTGAATACTTGAAAACCAGAGAAaggttttcaaaagaaaatggctgCAAACGTGAAGACGGCTTTTCCGGAGACCCCTCAGTTACAAGCTAAGGACAAATTGAACAGTACAGCTTGAAAGTAGCATTTCCTTTGCACATTTCACAGAGCCAGGCCATAGCGCCAGAAACCGCGAGGTTTCATTGCAATCCTAATTATAGCAAGCACGACTTTTTCATGGATTCCAAGGCCGGAAAGGGTCCTAGTGATCGTCTAGCTCTGATAGTGTATCTCGATATTACAAACGAAGGACTTATCCTCGATCGCGTCGAATCTATCTATTttatctcttttttaaaaactcaaatcTTGGGGAGTGTCACTTAGAGCAGCGCGCCAACAATGGCGAGtggagaagggaagggtggggaagagagcaggCTGAACAGCCCGCCTTTTTTCTTGTAAAACTCGCCCTCCTCAGGCAGCCGGAGGCAGGGCGGTGAGGTGGAAAACAGGGTCCATGCTCCGCCCCTTTCCTTCACGGTTCTCAATCAGGTCGGCTCCCAGATAATATACAGCGAGTACAGCGAACTGAAGCCACTTACTCTGTGCTAGGTTTTTATTTGTGGTGCTTAAAGCCTATAGCGTAAGCATGTCTGGTCGTGGTAAAGGCGGCAAGGGTTTGGGAAAAGGGGGCGCTAAGCGCCACCGTAAAGTGCTCCGTGATAACATTCAAGGAATCACGAAGCCGGCTATTCGCCGTTTGGCGCGCCGCGGTGGCGTCAAGCGTATTTCGGGCTTGATCTATGAAGAAACTCGCGGAGTGCTGAAGGTGTTTCTGGAGAACGTGATTCGCGATGCTGTCACTTACACCGAACACGCTAAGCGGAAGACTGTCACTGCCATGGACGTGGTCTATGCTCTGAAACGCCAGGGTCGCACTCTGTACGGCTTCGGCGGCTAAGTTTTTCCTCTCACACCAAAACCATAAAAGGCTCTTTTAAGAGCCACCCACACTTTCACAACGAGAGCTCAATTACTAGTGGTGTCTTCTAAAGCTGTTTAAGGGTATTCTATTTCCTCACGTGACCTAAATCATACATTATATAAGGACGCATTTATTTTCTTTCACGGCTGAAAGGAGAGGACTAAGGCTGGGATGACGTTTTTGTTTTCCCCTGAGAACCTGTTTCAGCTTTCTGGCTAACAGGACCCGGGTTTCCTACATAGTCCTTTGCCTGGCAGCTTATGAAACGCCACGAGAAAGCTGCAGTAAAGTCCCCTACAACCGGGAACACTAACCTCCGATTTGTGCCGCCCTCCCCCCGTTTGTTGGGAGGGGAGAGACTTCCCACGGTGTTCCCCGAGGCCATATGTTTCATGCACTTTCAAATCTTGTAGAGAAGATACGGAGGGCATGAGATGTCAATAGAAAACCTCT
Protein-coding regions in this window:
- the LOC102449848 gene encoding histone H4, yielding MSGRGKGGKGLGKGGAKRHRKVLRDNIQGITKPAIRRLARRGGVKRISGLIYEETRGVLKVFLENVIRDAVTYTEHAKRKTVTAMDVVYALKRQGRTLYGFGG